In a single window of the Paenibacillus sp. MMS20-IR301 genome:
- a CDS encoding ClC family H(+)/Cl(-) exchange transporter — MKENHTRKLLDTWFNFKFRLLTGGIAVGVFSGSVVVLFRFVLEYVLELVLGFYRYQLDHVWAIPLWLVVLVSAGWITGILVKKQPAISGSGIPQVKAVLQNKLEMNWWQAVSAKFIGGTLSIGTGLSLGREGPSIQIGALIAQGFSRIMRKSKTEENILITCGASAGLAAAFNAPIAGVIFALEEVHMNFSPLIMIAALASSLTADFVSKEFFGMNPVFHFTNIGATPLNLYYHLILLGIIVGILGIGFNRGIYAFQDIYRKMTWLPAHFRPVLPFVMAGLLGLCFPVVLGGGNKLINELVEGPFQLKLLFLILIVKFLFTLFSYGSSAPGGIFLPMLVIGGLVGVIYSKVINGFTGAPTLSESSFLILAMAGYLTASLKAPITGIILITEMTGSFSNLLSTGIVCLSAYMTAELFRSHPIYEVLLERFMHQGKTNIPAGSSGKIILEIPVHLGSMLDGTTIREYTWPAECLIVSVKRGSSELIPHGGLIMLAGDYLNILTAAANAPLVKEALAADTETVQ; from the coding sequence TTGAAAGAAAATCATACCCGTAAGTTGCTCGACACTTGGTTTAATTTTAAGTTCCGGCTGCTCACAGGCGGAATTGCGGTGGGGGTATTTTCCGGGAGTGTTGTTGTGCTGTTCCGATTTGTTCTGGAGTATGTACTGGAACTTGTGCTGGGCTTTTACCGCTATCAATTGGATCATGTTTGGGCCATCCCCCTGTGGCTGGTGGTTCTGGTGTCTGCCGGATGGATAACAGGAATCCTCGTGAAGAAGCAGCCGGCGATTTCCGGCAGCGGAATTCCGCAGGTCAAGGCAGTGCTGCAGAATAAATTAGAAATGAACTGGTGGCAGGCGGTCAGTGCCAAATTTATCGGCGGGACGCTTAGTATAGGCACCGGATTATCGCTCGGCAGAGAAGGCCCTTCGATTCAGATTGGAGCACTGATCGCCCAAGGCTTCAGCCGGATCATGCGTAAATCAAAAACAGAAGAAAATATACTGATTACCTGCGGGGCAAGCGCGGGCCTGGCTGCCGCATTTAATGCCCCCATTGCGGGGGTTATTTTCGCGCTTGAAGAAGTACATATGAATTTTTCGCCTCTTATTATGATAGCGGCCTTGGCCTCATCGCTTACAGCTGATTTTGTGTCCAAGGAGTTTTTTGGAATGAATCCGGTTTTTCACTTCACGAATATCGGAGCAACCCCGCTGAATCTATACTACCACCTGATTCTTCTTGGGATTATTGTCGGCATACTGGGGATCGGGTTTAACAGAGGCATCTATGCTTTTCAGGATATATACCGGAAAATGACCTGGCTGCCCGCCCATTTCAGACCTGTTCTTCCCTTTGTAATGGCCGGATTGCTGGGATTGTGTTTTCCTGTAGTGCTGGGGGGCGGCAATAAACTGATTAATGAGCTGGTAGAAGGGCCCTTTCAGCTGAAGCTGCTGTTTCTCATCCTCATTGTTAAATTTCTGTTTACACTATTCAGCTATGGCTCATCTGCTCCGGGCGGCATTTTCCTGCCTATGCTGGTAATTGGGGGCCTGGTCGGAGTAATCTACAGCAAAGTAATCAACGGGTTTACGGGTGCGCCTACGCTTAGCGAGAGCAGTTTTCTTATTCTGGCCATGGCCGGTTATCTCACCGCGAGCCTTAAAGCCCCCATAACCGGAATTATCTTAATTACCGAAATGACAGGCTCCTTCTCCAATCTGCTCTCTACCGGTATTGTCTGCCTGAGCGCATATATGACTGCGGAGCTGTTCCGCTCACATCCTATATACGAAGTCCTTCTGGAACGGTTCATGCATCAGGGAAAGACAAACATTCCGGCGGGTTCCTCCGGCAAAATCATTCTGGAAATCCCCGTACACCTGGGTTCAATGCTGGATGGAACCACGATCAGAGAGTATACCTGGCCGGCTGAATGTCTGATTGTCTCGGTAAAACGGGGCTCCAGCGAGCTGATCCCGCATGGTGGCCTAATAATGCTGGCTGGAGATTATTTAAACATCCTCACAGCAGCAGCCAACGCTCCCCTGGTTAAAGAAGCATTGGCTGCGGATACCGAGACGGTTCAATAG
- a CDS encoding heparinase II/III family protein, which produces MNLQELLDIVQQMKPADLSLYYPQGDGAGFWAAARSAGALAQELDEIRAEAVRLDGQAIPELSYTLFSVFAETGSRLEYERVYFERRRRLNTYVLLALLAPEQAGIPEPLADILWAVCGEYTWCLPAHVPAQHDAADINRYIDLFSSETGFTLTEISLLLGERLPPLLRSRIRHEVELRIFRPFLEEGPYEWETARHNWAAVCAGSIGAAALLAVDDPDRLAGILLKTERAMGYYLEGFGDDGACLEGLGYWNYGFGYFTYYSDLLRSRSGGRLDWFRLEKVARIACFQQHCFIDGSLVANFSDSLPEVRVHTGLSHYLAGLLPEVERPPSALRAPYTEDHCSRWAPAVRNLLWSAGAPRADEAWRPASSYLPDAAWLVSRHVSEAGTFGFAAKGGHNAEPHNHNDLGQFILSGGGEVYAADLGSGEYTADYFGAGRYSYDCNGSQGHSVPVIDGRYQQAGLQFSATVLHAAASAEKDELTLELARAYGLAGLKALVRSLVWHKAGQPRLELTDSYRYEGSPASWTERFVTWRRPELLAPGAVLLPGSTGGGVEVTYDPQVVEPEITAHTYRDHFGRETLWHSLDFQVLQPGAEGELRFIFQFL; this is translated from the coding sequence TTGAACTTACAGGAGCTGCTGGATATTGTGCAGCAGATGAAGCCGGCTGATCTAAGCTTATATTATCCGCAGGGTGACGGGGCCGGCTTTTGGGCGGCGGCGCGTTCAGCCGGAGCCCTAGCACAGGAGCTGGATGAAATCCGTGCGGAGGCAGTGAGACTGGACGGACAGGCTATACCGGAGCTCAGCTATACCCTGTTCTCGGTATTTGCTGAGACCGGTTCAAGACTGGAATATGAACGGGTCTACTTCGAGCGGAGAAGAAGGCTGAACACGTATGTCCTGCTGGCGCTGCTTGCGCCGGAGCAGGCGGGAATTCCTGAGCCGCTGGCTGATATCCTCTGGGCAGTCTGCGGGGAATACACCTGGTGCCTTCCGGCCCATGTTCCTGCACAGCATGACGCGGCTGATATTAACCGTTACATTGACCTGTTCTCCTCGGAGACAGGATTTACATTAACGGAGATTTCCCTGCTGCTCGGGGAACGGCTTCCGCCGCTGCTGCGGTCCCGGATCCGCCATGAGGTAGAGCTGCGAATCTTCCGGCCTTTTCTGGAAGAGGGCCCCTATGAATGGGAGACAGCACGCCATAACTGGGCGGCAGTCTGTGCGGGCTCCATCGGGGCAGCAGCACTGCTGGCAGTAGATGACCCGGACCGGCTGGCCGGGATTCTGCTGAAGACCGAGCGAGCAATGGGCTATTACCTTGAGGGCTTCGGTGATGACGGCGCCTGCCTGGAAGGGTTAGGGTACTGGAATTACGGGTTTGGTTATTTCACTTATTACAGCGATCTGCTCCGCTCCCGGAGCGGAGGCCGGCTGGACTGGTTCCGGCTGGAGAAGGTGGCGCGGATTGCCTGCTTCCAGCAGCACTGCTTCATCGACGGAAGCCTTGTCGCCAATTTCTCGGATTCGCTGCCGGAGGTGCGGGTGCACACGGGCCTGTCGCATTATCTGGCTGGTCTGCTTCCGGAAGTGGAGCGGCCGCCGTCTGCGCTGCGTGCTCCTTACACCGAGGATCACTGCAGCCGCTGGGCGCCGGCTGTCCGCAATCTGCTCTGGAGCGCCGGGGCTCCCCGGGCAGACGAAGCCTGGCGTCCGGCCAGCAGCTATCTGCCTGACGCCGCCTGGCTGGTATCGCGTCATGTGTCAGAGGCCGGAACCTTCGGCTTCGCAGCCAAGGGCGGCCACAATGCAGAGCCGCACAATCATAATGATCTCGGCCAGTTCATTCTGAGCGGCGGGGGAGAGGTCTATGCCGCCGATCTCGGCAGCGGAGAATACACCGCAGATTACTTCGGCGCCGGCCGCTACAGCTATGACTGCAATGGCTCGCAGGGCCATTCGGTGCCGGTCATTGACGGCCGGTATCAACAGGCCGGTCTTCAGTTCAGCGCCACGGTGCTGCACGCTGCGGCTTCAGCGGAGAAGGACGAGCTGACGCTGGAGCTGGCTCGCGCGTACGGGCTGGCCGGGCTGAAGGCCCTGGTCCGTTCGCTGGTCTGGCATAAAGCGGGGCAGCCCCGGCTGGAGCTGACAGACAGCTACCGGTATGAGGGAAGCCCTGCTAGCTGGACGGAACGGTTCGTCACCTGGCGCCGGCCGGAGCTGCTTGCGCCGGGAGCTGTACTCCTGCCGGGTAGCACGGGCGGCGGTGTGGAAGTCACTTATGATCCGCAGGTAGTGGAGCCGGAGATCACCGCGCACACGTACCGGGATCATTTTGGCCGGGAGACGCTCTGGCACAGCCTGGACTTCCAGGTGCTGCAGCCCGGGGCTGAGGGCGAGCTGAGGTTTATTTTTCAGTTTCTATAG
- a CDS encoding universal stress protein translates to MEMKRESIMVCVHYGPHGQRLIQRGSRLAELLHAPLIVLTVDALGDNEYNREKQQYLSGWETLTKAAGGEFVIRNSNGKKTSEVISKTAQERGITQIVIGQSGQTLWQEITKGNFINELLERIGPVDLHIVAVQRYPELLEQTHEQGITAYLLRRKDRYVLSDEASGDEAMKGIFFRELHTDFNTGLFKIVTNGEAQYLRVVQNEWVKPQ, encoded by the coding sequence ATGGAAATGAAGAGGGAAAGCATCATGGTGTGTGTACATTACGGTCCCCACGGGCAGCGGCTGATCCAGAGGGGGAGCCGGCTGGCAGAGCTTCTCCATGCACCATTGATCGTGCTAACTGTAGATGCATTAGGAGACAATGAGTATAACCGGGAGAAGCAGCAGTACCTTTCAGGCTGGGAAACTCTGACGAAGGCTGCCGGAGGGGAATTTGTAATCCGCAATAGTAACGGTAAAAAAACCTCCGAGGTGATATCAAAGACGGCACAGGAGCGGGGGATTACACAGATCGTGATCGGCCAATCGGGCCAGACACTCTGGCAGGAGATTACCAAAGGGAATTTTATCAATGAGCTGCTGGAGCGGATCGGTCCGGTTGATCTTCACATCGTTGCTGTACAGCGGTATCCTGAGCTGCTTGAACAAACTCATGAGCAGGGGATTACTGCTTATCTGCTCCGCAGGAAGGACCGTTATGTGCTCTCCGATGAAGCTTCCGGGGATGAGGCGATGAAGGGCATTTTCTTCCGTGAGCTTCATACCGATTTTAACACTGGCCTGTTCAAAATTGTAACCAACGGCGAGGCGCAATATTTGCGGGTCGTGCAAAATGAGTGGGTTAAGCCGCAATAA
- a CDS encoding glycoside hydrolase family 88 protein — protein MNNTVQLAWVNEAWDKALEKTRVNSLRIGAEFPHASQGGKYVLEGASWWTAGFWPGMLWQLYAGSGDESLKAIAEQCEERLDEVLDGYLKLDHDLGFMWILTSVANYKLTGSEQSRVRALKAANYLAARFNLKGRYIRAWNPWREGEDNSGVAIIDCSMNMSLLFWASEVTGDPRYRHIAEAHMDTVLEHFIRPDGSVYHIVNFDPASGEVAGKLGGQGYAPESAWSRGTAWALYGLSLAYHHTGKQSYLDGAKQVAHFFLTRLPEDQVPAWDFRAPSEIRELRDTSAGSCAASGLLLLAGQVEPSEADVYRNGALRITESLYRNYGTWDNADEEGLLLHGTSNYPEDRNIDVPLIYGDFFYVETLARIKEAGPYYWE, from the coding sequence ATGAACAATACAGTACAGCTGGCATGGGTAAACGAGGCGTGGGACAAGGCGCTGGAGAAGACCAGAGTAAACAGCCTCAGAATCGGCGCGGAATTTCCCCACGCCAGCCAAGGCGGGAAATACGTGCTTGAAGGCGCAAGCTGGTGGACAGCCGGCTTCTGGCCGGGCATGCTCTGGCAGCTCTACGCCGGCAGCGGGGATGAGAGCCTGAAAGCCATTGCCGAGCAGTGCGAGGAACGGCTTGATGAGGTCCTCGACGGCTACCTGAAGCTGGATCATGACCTGGGCTTCATGTGGATTCTGACCAGCGTGGCGAATTACAAGCTTACGGGCAGCGAGCAGTCCCGGGTCCGGGCGCTTAAGGCGGCCAACTATCTGGCCGCACGCTTCAATCTCAAAGGCCGCTATATCCGGGCCTGGAATCCCTGGAGAGAAGGCGAAGACAACAGCGGTGTTGCCATCATTGACTGCAGCATGAATATGAGCCTGCTTTTCTGGGCTTCCGAAGTCACCGGGGACCCGCGCTACCGGCATATTGCCGAAGCACATATGGATACGGTGCTGGAGCATTTCATCCGGCCGGACGGCTCGGTCTATCATATTGTCAATTTCGATCCGGCCAGCGGCGAAGTGGCCGGGAAGCTCGGCGGTCAAGGCTATGCGCCGGAATCAGCCTGGTCACGCGGCACTGCGTGGGCGCTCTACGGCCTGTCACTGGCCTATCATCATACGGGTAAGCAGAGCTATCTGGATGGAGCCAAGCAAGTGGCCCATTTCTTCCTGACCCGCCTGCCGGAGGATCAGGTGCCTGCTTGGGACTTCCGTGCTCCAAGCGAGATCAGAGAACTGCGCGATACCTCTGCCGGTTCCTGTGCGGCGAGCGGCCTGCTGCTGCTGGCGGGCCAAGTGGAGCCTTCCGAGGCGGATGTGTACCGGAACGGAGCGTTGCGGATTACCGAATCCTTGTACCGGAATTACGGCACATGGGATAATGCTGATGAAGAAGGGCTGCTGCTGCACGGCACCAGCAATTACCCGGAGGACCGGAATATTGATGTTCCGCTGATCTATGGCGATTTCTTCTATGTCGAAACGCTGGCCCGGATCAAAGAAGCCGGCCCGTACTACTGGGAGTAG
- a CDS encoding DUF2264 domain-containing protein encodes MKDNEQRKYWLDTMLLIGKPVLEALAERKLKQAMPNEFHSDRSAFAHLEAFARLACGMAPWLELEGLEGDEEQLRAHYAGLMLAAIAAAVDPQSPDYMEFRTEGQPLVDAAFLAHALVRAPKALAGRLSGEVKANLITALKQTRRTAPSGSNWLLFSAMVEAALYLLGDHDYDRMRVGYAVHMFMDWYKGDGVYGDGKDFHWDYYNSFVIQPMLIDVVALFAQESEQYAALKPLIMERAQRYASVLERSIAPDGTYPFLGRSIVYRFGAFQLLSQAALQHFLEDSLPPAQVRCGLTAVIGRIMSFPGTMDDAGWLRPGVYGYQPELAESYINTGSLYLCAAVFLPLGLLPSDPFWAGEDAKWTSLRIVSGENVLRDHALE; translated from the coding sequence ATGAAGGATAACGAGCAGCGCAAATATTGGCTGGATACGATGCTGTTGATCGGAAAGCCGGTGCTGGAGGCGCTTGCTGAGCGGAAGCTGAAGCAAGCAATGCCGAATGAGTTTCATAGTGACCGCAGTGCGTTTGCCCATCTGGAGGCTTTTGCCAGACTGGCCTGCGGAATGGCCCCGTGGCTGGAGCTTGAGGGGCTGGAGGGGGACGAGGAGCAGCTGCGGGCACATTATGCAGGGCTAATGCTTGCGGCCATCGCTGCTGCGGTTGATCCGCAGTCGCCGGACTACATGGAGTTCAGGACGGAAGGGCAGCCGCTGGTCGATGCGGCCTTCCTGGCCCATGCGCTGGTGCGTGCACCGAAGGCACTGGCAGGCCGGCTGAGCGGAGAGGTCAAAGCCAATCTGATCACCGCGCTGAAGCAGACGCGGCGGACTGCGCCGAGCGGCAGCAACTGGCTGCTGTTCAGCGCCATGGTGGAGGCGGCGCTGTACCTGCTGGGCGATCACGATTACGACCGGATGCGGGTTGGCTATGCAGTCCATATGTTTATGGACTGGTATAAGGGCGATGGCGTATACGGTGACGGGAAGGATTTCCACTGGGATTATTACAACAGCTTTGTCATTCAGCCGATGCTGATCGATGTGGTAGCCCTGTTCGCTCAGGAGTCGGAGCAATATGCAGCCCTTAAGCCGCTGATCATGGAGCGGGCGCAGCGGTATGCTTCAGTGCTGGAGCGGAGCATTGCTCCGGACGGTACTTATCCGTTCCTCGGGCGCTCGATCGTATACCGTTTCGGCGCGTTCCAGCTGCTGTCACAGGCAGCGCTGCAGCATTTCCTGGAGGACAGTCTTCCTCCGGCACAGGTCCGCTGCGGGCTGACAGCTGTGATCGGGCGGATCATGAGCTTCCCTGGAACGATGGATGATGCCGGATGGCTGCGTCCGGGGGTGTACGGCTATCAGCCGGAGCTTGCGGAGAGCTATATCAATACAGGCAGCCTTTATTTATGCGCTGCTGTATTCCTGCCGCTCGGGCTGCTGCCAAGCGATCCGTTCTGGGCGGGGGAAGACGCCAAGTGGACTTCATTAAGAATTGTAAGCGGAGAGAATGTCCTGCGGGATCATGCCTTGGAATAG
- a CDS encoding DUF2264 domain-containing protein, producing the protein MTNVNTASDKVAPQPISSNPLQTREDLLAALEQLTAPLEPYYSPGRASLQIGSTGAGYPAATAGMEGFSRVLWGLVPLLIGGGESSMWSLVLDGIRHGTDPDHAEYWGEVRDYDQRLVEMAVFGFALAAVPGQLWAPLAPQEQERLYNWLNQINSHPCHDCNWLFFNVLVNTGFRIIGRPYDAEQLERNLERMDAFYLGEGWYSDGVGGHSDYYGPFAIHYYSLLYAKLMEQDDPQRAHKFKERARLFAAGFLGWFAPDGSALPYGRSMTYRFAMSAFWSALAYAGVDGLPAGVLKGLVLRNLRWWFSQPIFDAAGILTIGYAYPNLVMAESYNAPGSPYWALKAFLPLALGPEHPFWAEEELPLPELPAVMVQQPAHLVMVREPASGHVAGFNSGHLSSNEHTHTSAKYEKFVYSTGFGFSVPRAEWGLGQGAYDSMLALSEGGENLYRVRRRNLESEITDNVLRAVWKPWSDVEVRSWIVAGLPWHIRIHRIKTGRALDAAEGGFALGQETELEQAADSLGLVAATPWGVSGIKGLRGYGKAELVWPNANTNLLRPRTVLPTLTVPLQPGVHWLASAVYGDPAAGTAEAQPVGGAGSILQQSPAALLQVTLGEEAITIFTNTGTKIIIPVN; encoded by the coding sequence ATGACTAACGTGAACACGGCGTCAGACAAGGTTGCCCCGCAGCCAATCAGCAGCAATCCGCTGCAGACGCGGGAGGATTTGCTGGCTGCCCTTGAACAGCTGACGGCTCCGCTTGAACCGTATTACAGCCCGGGCAGGGCAAGCCTTCAAATCGGCAGCACCGGAGCGGGTTATCCGGCAGCAACCGCCGGGATGGAGGGCTTCTCCCGGGTGCTGTGGGGGCTGGTGCCGCTGCTGATCGGCGGCGGGGAGAGCAGCATGTGGAGCCTGGTGCTGGACGGTATCCGTCACGGTACCGATCCTGACCATGCGGAATACTGGGGGGAAGTGAGGGATTATGACCAGCGGCTGGTCGAGATGGCGGTCTTCGGCTTTGCCCTGGCTGCGGTTCCCGGACAGCTCTGGGCACCGCTTGCCCCGCAGGAGCAGGAGCGGCTGTACAACTGGCTGAATCAGATTAACTCCCATCCCTGCCACGACTGCAACTGGCTGTTCTTCAATGTACTGGTGAATACAGGCTTCCGCATCATCGGCCGCCCGTATGATGCGGAGCAGCTGGAGAGGAATCTGGAGCGGATGGACGCCTTCTATCTGGGCGAAGGCTGGTACAGCGACGGGGTCGGCGGACACAGCGACTATTACGGGCCGTTTGCCATTCATTATTATTCGCTGCTGTATGCGAAGCTGATGGAGCAGGATGACCCGCAGCGGGCCCATAAGTTCAAAGAGCGTGCCCGGCTGTTCGCCGCCGGCTTCCTCGGCTGGTTCGCCCCGGACGGCTCTGCACTTCCCTACGGGCGCAGCATGACCTACCGTTTCGCCATGTCGGCATTCTGGAGCGCCCTCGCCTATGCCGGTGTGGACGGTCTGCCTGCCGGCGTGCTCAAAGGGCTGGTGCTGCGCAATCTGCGCTGGTGGTTCAGCCAGCCGATCTTCGATGCCGCCGGCATACTGACCATTGGCTATGCTTACCCGAATCTGGTCATGGCAGAGAGCTATAATGCCCCCGGCTCCCCCTATTGGGCGCTGAAGGCCTTCCTGCCGCTGGCACTGGGGCCAGAGCATCCGTTCTGGGCGGAGGAAGAGCTGCCGCTGCCGGAACTGCCGGCCGTGATGGTCCAGCAGCCGGCACATCTCGTGATGGTCCGCGAGCCGGCTTCCGGCCATGTGGCCGGCTTCAACAGCGGACACTTATCTTCGAATGAGCATACCCATACCTCGGCCAAATACGAGAAGTTTGTATACTCAACGGGCTTCGGCTTCAGCGTGCCCCGCGCCGAATGGGGACTGGGACAAGGCGCATACGATTCGATGCTTGCACTCAGTGAAGGCGGCGAGAACCTGTACCGCGTACGGCGCCGCAATCTCGAATCTGAGATTACGGATAATGTGCTGAGAGCGGTCTGGAAACCTTGGAGCGATGTTGAGGTCCGGAGCTGGATTGTGGCCGGCTTACCCTGGCATATCCGGATTCACCGGATTAAGACAGGCCGGGCGCTGGATGCTGCGGAAGGCGGGTTCGCGCTTGGACAGGAGACGGAGCTGGAGCAAGCGGCGGATAGCCTGGGGCTCGTTGCAGCAACACCTTGGGGAGTAAGCGGAATTAAGGGACTGCGCGGTTACGGGAAGGCAGAGCTGGTATGGCCGAATGCCAACACCAACCTGCTGCGTCCCCGGACGGTGCTGCCAACACTGACGGTGCCGCTCCAGCCGGGGGTTCACTGGCTGGCTTCAGCCGTCTACGGCGATCCGGCGGCGGGTACTGCGGAGGCTCAGCCGGTAGGCGGAGCGGGCAGTATTCTGCAGCAGTCTCCGGCAGCTCTGCTCCAGGTTACTCTTGGTGAAGAGGCAATTACTATATTCACTAATACCGGAACCAAAATTATCATTCCAGTGAATTAA
- a CDS encoding alpha/beta hydrolase: protein MPKITQMLQLDHGTAMEYTVTGAGQPILLFHGGHSNCQEDFGYKNLLEQGYCIITPSRPGYGKTSKKLGCSLESACEIYLRLIDHLNFSKVHVIAVSAGGPSGIKFASRYPGRVSSLTLQSAVTKEWHNNDITYKAARILFHPRTEKYTWKLISFLSSRFPKVMLKQMLPSFSTLPVTEILKQFSRQDIEQFVAMNQRQRSGHGFILDLEQNASLSHSDLQSVLCPTLIIHSKNDHTVVPGHAITAHEHILQSKLCLLETWGHLIWIGSGAQIVNATLNSFLLEIS, encoded by the coding sequence ATGCCAAAAATAACCCAGATGTTACAATTGGACCACGGTACAGCAATGGAATACACAGTAACTGGAGCAGGACAGCCAATTCTTCTTTTTCATGGAGGACACTCGAATTGTCAGGAGGACTTTGGCTACAAGAATCTTCTGGAGCAAGGATACTGCATCATCACTCCTTCCAGACCCGGCTACGGGAAGACCAGCAAAAAGCTGGGATGTTCGCTGGAGTCCGCCTGTGAAATTTACTTGCGCCTGATTGACCATCTGAACTTCAGCAAGGTCCATGTGATTGCCGTTTCCGCCGGGGGTCCAAGCGGGATAAAATTTGCCTCCCGCTATCCCGGCAGGGTCAGCAGTCTAACCCTCCAGTCTGCCGTCACCAAAGAATGGCATAACAATGACATAACCTATAAGGCAGCCAGAATATTATTTCACCCTCGAACGGAAAAATACACCTGGAAACTGATTTCTTTCCTTAGCAGCAGGTTTCCGAAAGTTATGCTGAAGCAAATGCTCCCCTCCTTCAGCACGCTTCCCGTAACCGAGATATTAAAGCAGTTTTCCCGGCAGGACATTGAACAATTCGTTGCCATGAATCAGCGCCAGCGCTCCGGTCATGGATTTATACTGGATCTTGAACAGAATGCTTCGCTGTCTCATTCCGATTTACAGTCAGTATTATGTCCAACCTTAATTATTCACAGCAAAAATGATCATACGGTTGTCCCCGGACACGCTATAACTGCTCATGAACATATTCTTCAATCCAAGCTTTGCCTGCTTGAAACATGGGGACATTTAATCTGGATAGGCAGCGGTGCCCAGATTGTAAATGCAACATTAAACAGTTTTTTGCTGGAAATATCATAG